The Streptomyces sp. NBC_00691 genome has a segment encoding these proteins:
- a CDS encoding SGNH/GDSL hydrolase family protein: protein MPPPRPRTAPVATIRFVVLGDSLSEGVGDRVDGGWRGWAPLLVEGLAAEGQDTAFLNLAVSGALGRDVADRQAPRALAFRPHLASVVVGVNDTLRRTFDIGVLARHLGRVCADLDAAGAVLLTACLPDPGRMLGLPLPLARPLARRQRSVNAVVHALSEPYGAVHLHLADDTWTEDRTLWSADRLHPGERGHRAVAEGFHRLLAARGLAHGAPPAREPAQPPPSRAEAALWLATAGTGWLLRRSRDLLPQLLLLAGAELRHWADGTGTAPLDAREDAALAAALAATMGR, encoded by the coding sequence GTGCCTCCGCCCCGCCCCCGTACCGCCCCCGTCGCCACCATCAGGTTCGTCGTGCTCGGGGACTCGCTCAGTGAGGGCGTCGGCGACCGGGTGGACGGCGGTTGGCGCGGGTGGGCACCGCTGCTCGTCGAGGGCCTCGCGGCCGAGGGGCAGGACACGGCGTTCCTGAACCTCGCCGTCAGCGGGGCCCTCGGCCGCGACGTAGCCGACCGGCAGGCCCCGCGCGCCCTCGCGTTCCGGCCGCACCTCGCCTCCGTCGTCGTCGGCGTCAACGACACCCTGCGCCGCACCTTCGACATCGGGGTGCTCGCCCGCCACCTGGGCCGTGTCTGCGCCGACCTCGACGCCGCCGGAGCCGTACTCCTGACCGCCTGTCTGCCCGACCCGGGCCGGATGCTCGGCCTGCCGCTCCCGCTGGCAAGGCCGCTCGCCCGCCGCCAGCGGTCCGTCAACGCCGTCGTGCACGCCCTCTCCGAGCCCTACGGGGCCGTCCATCTCCACCTCGCCGACGACACCTGGACCGAGGACCGCACGCTGTGGAGCGCCGACCGGCTGCACCCCGGCGAGCGGGGACACCGGGCCGTCGCCGAAGGCTTCCACCGGCTCCTCGCCGCCCGTGGACTCGCCCACGGCGCCCCGCCCGCGCGGGAGCCCGCCCAGCCACCACCGAGCCGCGCGGAGGCCGCGCTCTGGCTCGCCACCGCCGGCACCGGCTGGCTCCTCAGGCGCAGCCGCGACCTGCTCCCGCAGCTGCTGCTGCTCGCCGGCGCGGAACTGCGCCATTGGGCGGACGGTACCGGCACCGCACCCCTCGACGCGCGCGAGGACGCCGCCCTCGCCGCCGCCCTCGCGGCCACAATGGGGAGATGA
- a CDS encoding glycosyltransferase, giving the protein MSVDGGGLRIVRLANFVTPTSGGLRTALDRLGRGYREAGHEPVLVVPGEAGSDVRTEQGRVVTLPGPVLPGTGGYRVLADRRRVRRLLDDLAPDRIEVSDRTTLRWTGEWARRARVPSVMVSHETADGVLRTWGVPPALAARAADRLNRRTAWAFARIVCTTEWAEREFVRIGARNVVRAPLGVDLERCRPGRRSSVLRARHVDGQRVLLLLCSRLSVEKRPGTALDALAELRDAGVGAALVVAGDGPLRGALERRARERRLPVRFLGHVADREALADLQAAADVCLAPGPAETFGLSALEALACGTPVVVSASSALPEVVGVAGAAAVDTPGAFASAVRGLLAAPEATRRGAARARAEAFTWERSVTAFLRAHDALPAAEARLPEEVRR; this is encoded by the coding sequence ATGAGCGTCGACGGCGGCGGGCTCCGCATCGTGCGGCTCGCCAACTTCGTGACACCCACCTCGGGCGGCCTCCGCACCGCCCTCGACCGGCTCGGCCGGGGCTACCGGGAGGCCGGGCACGAGCCGGTCCTCGTCGTCCCCGGCGAGGCCGGGAGCGACGTCCGCACCGAGCAGGGCCGGGTCGTCACCCTCCCCGGCCCGGTTCTGCCCGGCACCGGCGGCTACCGGGTCCTCGCCGACCGGCGCCGCGTGCGCCGCCTCCTCGACGACCTCGCGCCGGACCGGATCGAGGTCTCGGACCGTACGACGCTCCGGTGGACGGGGGAGTGGGCGCGACGCGCCCGCGTGCCCTCGGTGATGGTCTCCCACGAGACCGCGGACGGCGTGCTGCGCACCTGGGGTGTGCCGCCCGCCCTCGCGGCCCGCGCGGCGGACCGGCTCAACCGCCGTACGGCCTGGGCGTTCGCGCGGATCGTCTGCACGACCGAGTGGGCGGAGCGGGAGTTCGTACGGATCGGGGCGCGCAACGTCGTACGGGCCCCGCTCGGCGTGGACCTGGAGCGCTGCAGGCCCGGCCGCCGCAGCTCCGTGCTCCGCGCCCGGCACGTCGACGGGCAGCGCGTGCTGCTTCTGCTCTGCTCGCGCCTCTCCGTCGAGAAGCGGCCCGGAACCGCCCTGGACGCCCTCGCCGAGCTGCGGGACGCGGGTGTGGGGGCGGCGCTGGTGGTCGCGGGCGACGGGCCGCTCAGGGGCGCCCTGGAGCGGCGGGCGCGCGAACGGCGGCTTCCGGTGCGGTTCCTCGGACACGTCGCGGATCGCGAGGCGCTGGCGGACCTCCAGGCGGCGGCCGACGTGTGCCTCGCTCCGGGGCCTGCCGAGACGTTCGGGCTCTCCGCCCTCGAAGCGCTCGCCTGCGGAACCCCCGTCGTCGTCAGCGCCTCCTCGGCGCTCCCCGAGGTCGTCGGCGTGGCCGGGGCCGCCGCGGTGGACACCCCGGGAGCCTTCGCGTCCGCCGTACGAGGCCTTCTCGCGGCCCCGGAGGCCACGCGCCGAGGCGCTGCACGCGCGCGTGCGGAGGCATTCACCTGGGAGCGCTCGGTCACCGCCTTCCTCCGGGCCCACGACGCCCTCCCGGCCGCGGAGGCCCGTCTCCCCGAGGAGGTACGGCGATGA
- a CDS encoding glycosyltransferase family 4 protein, with the protein MRVVIVTESFPPDVNGVAHCALQTARHLVRRGHTPLVIAPAVADPAADADAPCAVVRVPSLPLPGYPQVRVALPSRRVAAAIAAHRADLVHLAGPFVLGVRGMTAATRLGIPAVAVYQSDLAGYARTYVGTGEGAAWRRLRAVHGAADRTLAPSSAAVRDLEAHGIGRVRLWGRGVDTARFRPGLRDDALRRELAPDGELLVGYVGRLAPEKRVDLLAGAAKVPGVRLVVVGDGPSGPALRGALPDARFLGRRTGDDLARIFASLDVFAHTGPFETFCQTVQEAMASGVPVVAPAAGGPLDLVDHGRTGLLVPPGDPEALREAVATLAAAPGMRAAYGRAGRSGVEGRTWEALGDELIGHYLEVLRERTVVAA; encoded by the coding sequence ATGCGTGTCGTCATCGTCACCGAATCCTTCCCTCCCGACGTCAACGGTGTGGCGCACTGCGCCCTGCAGACCGCGCGCCACCTCGTCCGGCGGGGCCACACCCCGCTCGTCATCGCCCCCGCCGTCGCCGACCCGGCCGCGGACGCCGACGCCCCCTGTGCCGTCGTCCGGGTGCCCTCCCTCCCCCTTCCCGGCTATCCGCAGGTACGCGTCGCCCTGCCCAGCCGTCGCGTCGCCGCGGCCATCGCCGCCCACCGCGCCGACCTCGTCCACCTCGCCGGACCCTTCGTCCTCGGCGTACGCGGGATGACCGCCGCCACCCGGCTCGGCATCCCCGCCGTCGCCGTCTACCAGAGCGACCTCGCCGGCTACGCCCGTACCTATGTGGGAACCGGCGAGGGCGCCGCCTGGCGCCGCCTCCGCGCCGTCCACGGCGCCGCCGACCGCACCCTCGCCCCGTCCTCCGCCGCCGTCCGCGACCTGGAGGCCCACGGCATCGGCCGCGTACGGCTCTGGGGCCGGGGGGTGGACACCGCCCGCTTCCGCCCCGGGCTGCGCGACGACGCCCTGCGCCGGGAACTCGCGCCGGACGGGGAACTCCTCGTCGGGTACGTGGGCCGCCTCGCCCCCGAGAAGCGCGTCGACCTCCTCGCCGGAGCGGCGAAGGTCCCGGGCGTACGCCTGGTGGTCGTCGGGGACGGGCCGAGCGGGCCGGCGCTGCGCGGCGCCCTGCCGGACGCCCGCTTCCTCGGCCGCCGCACCGGCGACGACCTCGCCCGGATCTTCGCCTCGCTCGACGTGTTCGCCCACACCGGTCCGTTCGAGACCTTCTGCCAGACGGTCCAGGAGGCGATGGCGAGCGGCGTCCCGGTCGTGGCCCCGGCCGCCGGCGGCCCCCTGGACCTGGTCGACCACGGGCGCACCGGACTCCTCGTCCCCCCGGGCGACCCGGAGGCGCTCCGCGAGGCCGTCGCCACGCTCGCGGCCGCACCCGGTATGCGGGCCGCGTACGGCCGGGCCGGCCGGTCCGGCGTCGAGGGCCGTACCTGGGAGGCCCTCGGTGACGAACTCATCGGGCACTACCTGGAGGTCCTGCGGGAGCGGACGGTGGTGGCGGCATGA
- a CDS encoding HEAT repeat domain-containing protein: MFDPVIAPSGTLLGLLQRGRGDGTLHALAAPRAEALAALNHCVLDDPRHDWQVENRSLYYARLYLDLHGGLDEIEAHLFGAEDVLDTEESRTGLALAVLGHLASYGRQDALLLLRRYAATGTNWAWALDELALRDDDAGLRALAVPVLARFPADAEGDAELAGVVRDAFEPRPWRLWAEDQRDAVGARVRAAQEQGSFDRWQRQMRPAGPRPGWSVRAVLDWAQEGYERGAVLHGPAARCLTAVAGPEDRPELLAAARNGSVGARGAALHHLAESRDPAVLDLVEAAADGDSREAAEAAIAAYRRMCGEDAVARARAWVRRTDALGAAAADVLACRGTAQDSPSVLGALRDTIRTEGPDAPVLGGLVDGAGRLGIACAAPVLRHVYRETASSQLRGRVARALAATDPTFATGFAVECLWDCEETTREVAAQHAETGDVRVAERLRRLAADPAEEVEVQTAVRNRIGPDLQV; the protein is encoded by the coding sequence ATGTTCGATCCAGTCATAGCGCCGAGCGGCACCCTGCTCGGTCTGCTGCAGCGGGGCCGCGGCGACGGCACCCTGCACGCACTCGCCGCGCCACGCGCCGAGGCCCTCGCGGCCCTCAACCACTGCGTTCTCGACGACCCCCGCCACGACTGGCAGGTCGAGAACCGCTCCCTCTACTACGCCCGTCTCTACCTGGACCTCCACGGAGGTCTCGACGAGATCGAGGCGCACCTCTTCGGCGCCGAGGACGTCCTCGACACCGAGGAGTCCAGGACCGGGCTCGCGCTCGCCGTCCTCGGGCACCTCGCCTCCTACGGACGCCAGGACGCCCTGCTGCTGCTCCGGCGGTACGCGGCGACCGGCACCAACTGGGCCTGGGCCCTCGACGAGCTGGCGCTCCGCGACGACGACGCCGGCCTCCGCGCGCTCGCCGTTCCCGTGCTCGCCCGCTTCCCGGCCGACGCCGAGGGCGACGCCGAACTCGCCGGCGTCGTACGGGACGCCTTCGAGCCCCGACCGTGGCGCCTGTGGGCCGAGGACCAGCGCGACGCCGTCGGCGCCCGGGTCAGGGCCGCCCAGGAACAGGGCTCCTTCGACCGCTGGCAGCGCCAGATGCGCCCCGCCGGGCCCCGCCCCGGCTGGAGCGTGCGCGCCGTCCTCGACTGGGCACAGGAGGGGTACGAGCGCGGAGCCGTGCTCCACGGCCCCGCCGCCCGCTGCCTCACCGCCGTCGCGGGACCCGAGGACCGGCCCGAACTCCTCGCCGCGGCCCGGAACGGCTCGGTGGGAGCCCGGGGCGCCGCCCTGCACCATCTCGCCGAGTCACGGGACCCCGCCGTGCTCGACCTCGTCGAGGCCGCCGCCGACGGCGACTCCCGCGAGGCCGCCGAAGCCGCGATCGCCGCGTACCGCCGCATGTGCGGAGAGGACGCCGTCGCCCGCGCCCGCGCGTGGGTCCGCCGCACCGACGCCCTCGGCGCGGCCGCCGCGGACGTCCTCGCCTGCCGTGGCACCGCCCAGGACTCCCCCTCCGTCCTCGGCGCGCTCCGCGACACCATCCGTACCGAAGGCCCCGACGCGCCCGTGCTCGGCGGGCTCGTGGACGGCGCGGGCCGCCTCGGCATCGCCTGCGCGGCCCCCGTGCTGCGCCACGTCTACCGCGAGACGGCCTCGTCCCAGCTCCGCGGCCGCGTGGCCCGCGCCCTCGCCGCCACCGACCCCACCTTCGCGACGGGCTTCGCCGTCGAATGCCTCTGGGACTGCGAGGAGACCACGCGCGAGGTCGCGGCACAGCACGCCGAGACCGGTGACGTGCGCGTCGCCGAGCGATTGCGCCGCCTCGCGGCGGACCCGGCCGAGGAGGTCGAGGTCCAGACCGCGGTACGCAACCGCATAGGGCCGGACCTCCAGGTCTGA
- a CDS encoding ankyrin repeat domain-containing protein, translated as MSETPDPEVIELASKVFDLARTGDAEALAAYVDAGVPANLTNDKGDSLVMLAAYHGHAAAVSALLARGADADRANDRGQTPLAGAVFKGEDAVVRALLAGGANPEAGTPSALDTARMFGKAELVELFGSR; from the coding sequence ATGAGCGAGACTCCGGACCCCGAGGTCATCGAGCTGGCGTCCAAGGTCTTCGACCTCGCCCGCACCGGGGACGCCGAAGCGCTGGCCGCCTACGTCGACGCGGGAGTCCCCGCGAACCTCACCAACGACAAGGGCGACTCCCTCGTCATGCTCGCCGCCTACCACGGTCACGCCGCCGCGGTCTCCGCCCTCCTCGCGCGTGGCGCCGACGCCGACCGCGCCAACGACCGCGGCCAGACCCCGCTCGCCGGAGCCGTCTTCAAGGGCGAGGACGCCGTCGTCCGCGCCCTCCTGGCAGGCGGCGCGAATCCGGAAGCCGGCACTCCGTCCGCCCTCGACACCGCACGGATGTTCGGCAAGGCTGAACTCGTCGAACTCTTCGGATCCCGGTGA
- a CDS encoding SCO1417 family MocR-like transcription factor: MAQWTSAVGPAQLARQLQAQQPRPAGPGTRKPPAYRALADGIRLLVLEGRVPVAARLPAERELALALTVSRTTVAAAYEALRAEGFLESRRGAGSWTAVPAGNPLPARGLEPLPPEALGSMIDLGCAALPAPEPWLTRGVQGALEELPPYAHTHGDYPAGLPALRQMLADRYTARGIPTMPEQIMVTTGAMGAIDAICHLFAGRGERIAVESPSYANILQLMREAGARLVPVAMSEGLGSWDLGRWRQVLRDAAPRLAYVVADFHNPTGALADEDQRRQLVDAARSAGTVLVVDETMAELHLDDDLEMPRPVCAFDPAGSTVLTVGSASKAFWAGMRIGWVRAAPDVIRSLVAARAYADLGTPVLEQLGVNWLMRTGGWEEAVALRRDQARENRDALVTAVRRELPEWEFSVPRGGLTLWVRTGGLSGSRLAEAGERVGVRVPSGPRFGVDGAFEGFVRLPFTVGGPVADEAAARLAAAARLVESGAGGGTEPPRSFVA; the protein is encoded by the coding sequence ATGGCCCAGTGGACTTCGGCGGTAGGACCGGCCCAGCTCGCCCGGCAGCTCCAGGCGCAGCAGCCGCGGCCCGCCGGACCCGGGACGCGGAAGCCGCCCGCCTACCGTGCTCTGGCCGACGGGATCCGGCTGCTCGTCCTGGAGGGCCGGGTCCCGGTCGCCGCCCGGCTGCCCGCCGAACGGGAACTCGCCCTCGCCCTGACCGTCAGCCGTACGACGGTGGCCGCGGCCTACGAGGCGCTCCGCGCCGAGGGCTTCCTGGAGTCCCGGCGGGGCGCCGGCAGCTGGACCGCCGTACCGGCCGGGAACCCGCTGCCCGCGCGAGGACTCGAACCGCTGCCCCCGGAAGCCCTCGGTTCGATGATCGACCTCGGCTGCGCGGCGCTGCCCGCGCCCGAGCCCTGGCTCACCCGCGGTGTCCAGGGCGCCCTGGAGGAGCTCCCCCCCTACGCCCACACGCACGGCGACTACCCGGCGGGGCTGCCCGCGCTGCGGCAGATGCTCGCCGACCGGTACACCGCGCGCGGCATCCCCACGATGCCCGAACAGATCATGGTCACGACCGGTGCCATGGGAGCCATCGACGCCATCTGTCACCTCTTCGCGGGCCGCGGCGAGCGCATCGCCGTCGAGTCCCCGTCGTACGCCAACATCCTCCAGCTGATGCGGGAGGCGGGGGCCCGGCTCGTGCCCGTCGCCATGTCCGAGGGGCTGGGCAGCTGGGACCTGGGCCGCTGGCGGCAGGTGCTGCGCGACGCGGCGCCCCGCCTCGCGTACGTGGTGGCCGACTTCCACAACCCGACCGGCGCCCTGGCCGACGAGGACCAGCGGCGGCAGCTCGTGGACGCCGCCCGCTCGGCCGGCACGGTCCTCGTCGTCGACGAGACCATGGCCGAGCTCCACCTGGACGACGACCTGGAGATGCCCCGGCCGGTCTGCGCCTTCGACCCGGCCGGCTCCACCGTGCTCACGGTCGGCTCGGCCAGCAAGGCCTTCTGGGCGGGCATGCGCATCGGCTGGGTCCGGGCCGCGCCCGACGTCATCCGTTCCCTGGTGGCCGCGCGCGCGTACGCCGACCTCGGCACCCCCGTCCTCGAACAGCTCGGCGTGAACTGGCTCATGCGCACCGGTGGCTGGGAGGAGGCCGTCGCCCTCCGCCGCGACCAGGCGCGGGAGAACCGGGACGCGCTCGTCACCGCGGTCCGCAGGGAGCTCCCTGAATGGGAGTTCTCGGTGCCGCGCGGCGGCCTCACCCTCTGGGTCCGCACCGGTGGCCTCTCCGGCTCCCGGCTCGCCGAGGCGGGGGAGCGGGTCGGCGTCCGCGTCCCCTCGGGGCCCCGGTTCGGCGTCGACGGGGCCTTCGAGGGCTTCGTCCGGCTGCCCTTCACGGTCGGCGGACCGGTCGCCGACGAGGCCGCCGCCCGGCTGGCCGCCGCTGCCCGGCTCGTGGAGTCGGGCGCGGGCGGCGGGACCGAGCCGCCGCGCTCGTTCGTGGCGTAG
- the yczE gene encoding membrane protein YczE, whose product MSQSTTTTLGGRTLSIASGRHGRHLTRRLVQLYVGLTLYGVSSALLVRSGLGLEPWGVLHQGLAEKSGLTIGVVSIIVGAVVLLLWIPIRQRPGLGTVSNVFAIGLAMDGTLALVPDVHGPAGRIALLVAGIVLNGAATGLYIAARFGPGPRDGLMTGLHRLTGRSIRLVRTAIEVAVVATGFLLGGSVGVGTVLYALAIGPLAQFFLRWFAVPEPDSGSTAVAPATPEGAILRR is encoded by the coding sequence ATGAGCCAGTCCACTACCACCACCCTGGGGGGAAGAACCTTGTCCATCGCCTCCGGCCGCCACGGCCGGCACCTCACCCGTCGGCTCGTCCAGCTCTACGTGGGGCTGACGCTGTACGGGGTCAGCTCGGCACTGCTGGTGCGCAGCGGTCTCGGCCTGGAGCCCTGGGGCGTGCTCCACCAGGGCCTCGCCGAGAAGTCGGGCCTGACCATCGGCGTGGTGTCGATCATCGTCGGGGCCGTGGTGCTGCTGCTGTGGATCCCGATCCGGCAGCGGCCGGGGCTCGGCACGGTGTCCAACGTGTTCGCGATCGGCCTGGCGATGGACGGCACGCTGGCGCTCGTCCCGGACGTCCACGGTCCGGCGGGCCGGATCGCGCTGCTCGTGGCCGGCATCGTCCTCAACGGGGCGGCCACCGGCCTGTACATCGCGGCCCGGTTCGGCCCCGGCCCGCGCGACGGTCTGATGACCGGTCTGCACCGGCTCACCGGCCGCTCGATCCGGCTGGTGCGGACGGCGATCGAGGTCGCGGTGGTCGCCACCGGCTTCCTGCTCGGCGGCTCGGTCGGTGTCGGCACGGTGCTGTACGCGCTGGCCATCGGGCCCCTCGCCCAGTTCTTCCTGCGCTGGTTCGCCGTTCCCGAGCCGGACTCCGGAAGCACCGCGGTCGCCCCCGCGACACCGGAAGGCGCCATACTGCGGCGGTGA
- a CDS encoding glycerophosphodiester phosphodiesterase family protein has protein sequence MTRVRHPYLDHPAPLPFAHRGGTANGLENTAAAFRRAAAAGYRYFETDVHTTSDGALVAFHDATLDRVTDASGRIGDLPWAAVREARVAGKEPLPLFADLLDEFPEARWNVDIKAESALGPLVDLIRERDAWDRICVGSFTEARVARAQRAAGPKLATSFGVRGVIGLRLRSFGIPAAVRAGAIAAQVPERQGGVRVVDRRFVREAHARGLQVHVWTVNDPARMNALLDLGVDGIMTDQLETLRSVLTERGVWV, from the coding sequence GTGACTCGCGTACGCCACCCCTACCTCGACCATCCCGCGCCCCTCCCGTTCGCCCACCGCGGCGGCACGGCGAACGGCCTGGAGAACACCGCGGCCGCCTTCCGCCGGGCCGCCGCCGCGGGCTACCGCTACTTCGAGACCGATGTGCACACGACATCGGACGGGGCCCTCGTCGCCTTCCACGACGCGACCCTCGACCGGGTCACGGACGCCTCGGGCCGGATCGGCGACCTGCCGTGGGCGGCGGTGCGGGAGGCCCGCGTGGCGGGCAAGGAACCGCTGCCGCTCTTCGCCGACCTCCTGGACGAGTTCCCCGAGGCCCGCTGGAACGTGGACATCAAGGCCGAGTCGGCACTGGGTCCGCTGGTGGACCTGATCCGTGAGAGGGACGCCTGGGACCGGATCTGCGTGGGCTCGTTCACCGAGGCCCGGGTCGCGCGGGCCCAGAGGGCGGCCGGCCCGAAGCTGGCGACCTCGTTCGGGGTGCGCGGGGTGATCGGGCTGCGGCTGCGCTCGTTCGGCATCCCGGCGGCGGTACGGGCCGGGGCGATCGCCGCGCAGGTCCCCGAGCGGCAGGGCGGCGTCCGTGTGGTGGACCGCCGCTTCGTCCGGGAGGCTCACGCGCGCGGGCTCCAGGTCCATGTGTGGACGGTCAACGATCCGGCCCGGATGAACGCTCTCCTCGACCTCGGGGTCGATGGCATCATGACCGATCAACTGGAGACGCTGCGCTCGGTGCTGACCGAGCGGGGTGTGTGGGTCTGA
- a CDS encoding MFS transporter: protein MTAGTTEPEEYTSDPAERRREQRGWYFYDFACSVYSTSVITVFLGPYLTSVARAASDAEGYVHPLGIPVRAGSLFAYAVSASLVVAILVMPLAGAVADRTGRKKPLLAAAAYLGATATAGMFFLAGDRYLLGTFLLIVANASLSVSMVLYNAYLPQIAEPDERDAVSSRGWAFGYTSGALVLVLNLILYSGHDSFGLTEGEAVRICLASAGVWWGAFTVIPLRRLRDRRLGPAVRDGGAVGSGWRQLRETLKDMRRHPLTLSFLLAYLVYNDGVQTVISQASVYGSEELGLDQTTLITAVLLVQVLAVAGALGMGRLARSYGAKRTILGSLAVWTLILVAGYLLPADAPVFFFCLAAAIGLVLGGSQALSRSLFSHLVPRGKEAEYFSAYEMSDRGLSWLGPLVFGLAYQLTGSYRDAIISLVIFFVVGFVLLARVPVRRAVEAAGNPIPDRI, encoded by the coding sequence TTGACCGCTGGAACCACCGAACCGGAGGAGTACACCTCCGATCCCGCCGAACGCAGGCGGGAACAGCGGGGCTGGTACTTCTACGACTTCGCGTGCTCGGTGTACTCGACGAGCGTGATCACCGTCTTCCTCGGCCCGTACCTGACCTCGGTGGCGCGGGCGGCGTCCGACGCCGAGGGCTACGTGCACCCGCTGGGCATACCCGTGCGGGCCGGCTCGCTCTTCGCGTACGCCGTGTCCGCCTCGCTCGTGGTCGCGATCCTGGTGATGCCGCTGGCCGGCGCGGTCGCGGACCGTACGGGCCGCAAGAAGCCGCTGCTCGCGGCCGCGGCCTACCTGGGAGCGACGGCGACGGCCGGCATGTTCTTCCTGGCGGGCGACCGGTACCTGCTGGGCACGTTCCTGCTGATCGTGGCGAACGCCTCGCTGTCCGTCTCGATGGTGCTCTACAACGCGTATCTCCCGCAGATCGCGGAGCCGGACGAGCGGGACGCCGTCTCCTCGCGGGGCTGGGCGTTCGGCTACACGTCCGGCGCGCTGGTCCTCGTCCTGAACCTGATCCTCTACTCGGGCCACGACTCCTTCGGGCTCACGGAGGGCGAGGCGGTCCGGATCTGTCTGGCCTCGGCCGGTGTGTGGTGGGGCGCGTTCACCGTCATTCCGCTGCGGCGGCTGCGGGACCGGCGCCTCGGCCCGGCGGTCCGGGACGGCGGCGCGGTCGGCAGCGGCTGGCGGCAGCTGCGGGAGACCCTCAAGGACATGCGGCGGCATCCGCTGACGCTGTCCTTCCTCCTCGCCTACCTGGTCTACAACGACGGTGTGCAGACGGTGATCTCGCAGGCCTCCGTGTACGGATCGGAGGAGCTGGGGCTCGACCAGACCACGCTCATCACCGCCGTCCTGCTGGTCCAGGTGCTCGCGGTGGCGGGCGCGCTCGGCATGGGGCGACTCGCCCGGTCGTACGGCGCCAAGCGGACGATTCTGGGATCCCTCGCGGTCTGGACGCTGATCCTGGTGGCGGGCTATCTGCTGCCGGCCGACGCGCCCGTGTTCTTCTTCTGCCTGGCGGCCGCGATCGGCCTGGTACTGGGCGGAAGCCAGGCTCTGTCGCGCTCGCTGTTCTCGCATCTGGTGCCGCGCGGCAAGGAGGCGGAGTACTTCTCGGCGTACGAGATGAGCGACCGGGGGCTCAGCTGGCTGGGTCCGCTCGTGTTCGGTCTCGCGTATCAGCTGACCGGGAGCTACCGGGATGCCATCATCTCCCTGGTGATCTTCTTCGTGGTCGGATTCGTCCTGCTCGCCAGGGTGCCGGTCCGACGCGCGGTGGAAGCCGCCGGAAACCCGATACCCGACCGTATTTAG
- a CDS encoding RNA polymerase-binding protein RbpA, with translation MSERALRGTRLVVTSYETDRGIDLAPRQAVEYACEKGHRFEMPFSVEAEIPPEWECKVCGIQALLVDGDGPEEKKGKPARTHWDMLMERRTREELEEVLAERLAVLRSGAMNIAVHPRDSRKSA, from the coding sequence ATGAGTGAGCGAGCTCTTCGCGGCACGCGCCTCGTGGTGACGAGCTACGAGACCGACCGCGGCATCGATCTGGCCCCGCGCCAGGCCGTGGAGTACGCATGCGAGAAGGGCCATCGTTTTGAGATGCCCTTCTCGGTGGAAGCGGAAATTCCGCCGGAGTGGGAATGCAAGGTCTGCGGAATCCAGGCACTCCTGGTGGACGGGGACGGACCTGAGGAGAAGAAGGGCAAGCCTGCGCGTACGCACTGGGACATGCTCATGGAGCGACGCACCCGCGAGGAGTTGGAGGAGGTCCTCGCCGAGAGGCTGGCCGTCCTGCGCTCCGGCGCCATGAACATCGCCGTGCATCCGCGCGACAGCCGCAAGTCCGCCTAG
- the fxsA gene encoding FxsA family membrane protein — translation MTTGATPPLAPKRSRARTFLPLAVAAWLVLEIWLLTVVADVAGGLTVFALLVGGIVLGAAVVKRAGRRAFRNLTSTFQQAQAAAQAGAVPPAPERTGAEDRNGFLMLGGLLLMLPGLISDALGLLLLIPPVRSLLGRYADRAAERRMAAAPPGSLQDAFQQARIHRPDGKVVQGEVIREDASQGPRRADEPRPPLMP, via the coding sequence ATGACGACCGGCGCAACGCCTCCCCTCGCCCCCAAGCGCTCACGCGCGCGTACCTTCCTTCCACTCGCCGTCGCCGCCTGGCTGGTCCTCGAGATCTGGCTGCTCACGGTGGTGGCGGACGTGGCGGGCGGACTCACCGTCTTCGCCCTGCTCGTCGGCGGCATCGTGCTCGGTGCCGCCGTCGTCAAGCGGGCGGGCCGCCGTGCCTTCCGCAACCTCACCTCGACCTTCCAGCAGGCCCAGGCCGCCGCGCAGGCGGGCGCCGTGCCGCCGGCGCCGGAGCGGACGGGCGCGGAGGACCGCAACGGCTTCCTGATGCTGGGCGGTCTGCTCCTGATGCTCCCCGGCCTGATCTCGGACGCCCTCGGCCTGCTCCTGCTGATCCCGCCGGTCCGCTCGCTCCTCGGGCGGTACGCGGACCGGGCCGCCGAGCGCCGTATGGCCGCCGCGCCTCCCGGCAGCCTCCAGGACGCCTTTCAGCAGGCTCGTATCCACCGCCCGGACGGCAAGGTCGTCCAGGGTGAGGTCATCCGCGAGGACGCCTCTCAGGGCCCGCGGCGGGCCGACGAGCCCCGCCCGCCCCTGATGCCCTGA